In a genomic window of Polyangiaceae bacterium:
- a CDS encoding NAD(P)/FAD-dependent oxidoreductase: MRVVIIGAGPAGLTAAEAIRTRSPETTVEMISAEPFPPYAPPAMADHFLTGRDVTLYWKGEDVCERLGIEYRSGVAVARVVPSARRVELEDGTALGYDRLVLASGGRLYAPVVGADLPGIANFKSLRAAKALVSRAKQGQAKSAVIVGAGFVGVEVALVLRDLGLSVTLVEALDRVMPRMLDAETAEIVEKEIRRRGISLRLGTRVSAFAGKKRAELVLLESGEELAADIYVAATGVKPNIEPIADSGIGVRWGVVVDDRLRTSAADVFAAGDVAETQDRITGESYVHAIFPNAVEQGLVVAANVLGADVRYEGAESMNSLKHVGLPVIAVGAQHGPEELRVRHGDALRKLFLEDGKIVGFRLTGDVRAAGVYRSLMLKGADVRSYGPALVEPSFSIADILLP; this comes from the coding sequence ATGCGCGTCGTGATCATCGGCGCCGGCCCCGCGGGCCTCACGGCGGCCGAAGCCATCCGCACGCGGAGCCCCGAAACCACGGTGGAGATGATCTCCGCGGAGCCGTTCCCGCCCTACGCGCCTCCGGCGATGGCGGATCACTTCCTGACCGGACGCGACGTGACGCTGTACTGGAAGGGAGAGGACGTGTGCGAGCGCCTCGGCATCGAGTACCGCTCCGGGGTGGCGGTCGCGCGCGTGGTCCCGTCGGCGCGCCGCGTGGAGCTCGAGGACGGTACCGCCCTCGGCTACGATCGCCTGGTGCTGGCCAGCGGCGGTCGGCTGTACGCGCCGGTAGTCGGTGCAGACTTGCCCGGCATCGCCAACTTCAAGTCGCTGCGGGCCGCCAAGGCGCTCGTTTCCCGCGCCAAGCAAGGCCAGGCCAAGAGCGCCGTGATCGTGGGCGCGGGGTTCGTTGGCGTGGAAGTCGCATTGGTGCTGCGCGACCTGGGGCTCAGCGTGACGCTGGTGGAGGCCCTCGATCGCGTGATGCCGCGCATGCTCGATGCGGAGACCGCGGAGATCGTCGAAAAGGAGATCCGACGCCGCGGCATCTCCCTGCGCCTGGGCACCCGGGTTTCCGCCTTCGCCGGCAAGAAGCGGGCGGAGCTGGTGCTGCTCGAGTCCGGCGAGGAGCTTGCCGCGGACATCTACGTGGCGGCGACCGGCGTGAAGCCGAACATCGAGCCCATCGCGGACTCGGGCATCGGCGTGCGCTGGGGCGTGGTGGTGGACGATCGACTGCGGACCAGCGCAGCGGACGTGTTCGCCGCCGGGGACGTGGCGGAGACGCAGGATCGCATCACCGGTGAGAGCTACGTCCACGCCATCTTCCCGAACGCTGTGGAGCAAGGCCTGGTGGTGGCCGCCAACGTGCTCGGAGCGGACGTGCGCTACGAGGGCGCCGAGTCCATGAACAGCCTCAAGCACGTGGGGCTGCCCGTCATCGCCGTGGGCGCCCAGCACGGCCCCGAGGAGCTCCGCGTGCGCCACGGCGACGCCCTCCGCAAGCTGTTCCTCGAGGACGGCAAGATCGTCGGCTTCCGCCTCACGGGCGACGTGCGCGCCGCCGGTGTGTACCGCTCCCTCATGCTCAAGGGCGCGGACGTCCGCAGCTACGGCCCCGCGCTGGTCGAGCCCAGCTTCAGCATCGCCGACATCCTGCTCCCATAG
- a CDS encoding AAA family ATPase produces the protein MCDTAGHDHGHHHHHHFPTDADQFRVVLTGKGGVGKTSLTALLARLLARDLYQVLALDSDPQMNLPFALGVPRAEAKRLVPLSKNPAYVEEKTGARPGSGYGLMFRLNPNVSDVVERFGVVGPDGVNLLIMGTLVQPAAGCLCPENSLLSAVIDSLKLRRGEAILLDTQAGVEHFGRALAKGFRHAAVVTDPTFNGVSVALQAARLAHEIGIGSVHLLVNRVRSPADVDKVYRLIEEEGGFPFASRHALPWDETLLESEPAVEALLGGPPTPLVAAVSRFRDALTQSEKVICAS, from the coding sequence ATGTGCGACACCGCGGGCCACGACCACGGCCACCATCATCATCACCACTTTCCCACGGACGCGGATCAGTTCCGCGTCGTGCTCACGGGCAAGGGGGGCGTCGGCAAGACCAGCTTGACGGCGCTCCTGGCGCGGCTCTTGGCGCGGGACCTGTACCAGGTGCTGGCGCTGGACTCGGATCCGCAGATGAACCTGCCCTTCGCCCTCGGCGTGCCGCGGGCGGAGGCCAAGCGCCTGGTGCCGCTGAGCAAGAACCCGGCGTACGTGGAAGAGAAGACCGGCGCCCGCCCGGGCAGCGGCTACGGCCTGATGTTCCGCCTCAATCCCAACGTGTCGGACGTGGTGGAGCGCTTTGGTGTGGTGGGCCCGGACGGCGTGAATCTGTTGATCATGGGCACCCTGGTGCAACCGGCGGCGGGCTGCTTGTGTCCGGAGAACTCGCTGCTGTCGGCGGTGATCGATTCGCTCAAGCTGCGCCGAGGGGAAGCGATCCTGCTCGACACCCAGGCCGGCGTGGAGCATTTCGGTCGCGCCCTGGCCAAGGGCTTCCGCCACGCGGCGGTGGTCACGGATCCGACCTTCAACGGTGTGTCGGTGGCATTGCAGGCCGCGCGCCTGGCGCACGAGATCGGCATCGGCTCGGTGCACCTGCTGGTCAATCGCGTGCGCTCCCCGGCGGACGTGGACAAGGTCTACCGCCTGATCGAAGAAGAAGGCGGTTTCCCCTTCGCCTCGCGGCACGCGCTGCCGTGGGACGAAACGCTGCTCGAGAGCGAGCCGGCGGTGGAGGCCCTGCTGGGCGGGCCGCCCACGCCGCTGGTGGCGGCGGTGAGCCGCTTCCGGGATGCCCTGACGCAAAGCGAGAAGGTGATATGCGCGTCGTGA